One window of the Salvia miltiorrhiza cultivar Shanhuang (shh) chromosome 6, IMPLAD_Smil_shh, whole genome shotgun sequence genome contains the following:
- the LOC130990876 gene encoding uncharacterized protein LOC130990876, translating into MDIHCVLVAAWNENFSSQVLSFWKAGIINLLWKIWDCRNNIIFKEMNFHQRIVTGFLKVMFKEMDLNFSKLGNTNNSWSDYLAMRSIGMATRAAPPPTMIEVHWWPPVGQWIKVNTDGSALGAPGNIAAGGVYRNNWDWVRGCFHYKCGVGFAFKAELLAVDH; encoded by the coding sequence ATGGATATTCATTGCGTTCTTGTTGCTGCCTGGAATGAGAATTTCAGCTCGCAAGTTCTTTCTTTCTGGAAGGCAGGAATCATCAATTTACTTTGGAAGATATGGGATTGCCGCAACAATATCATCTTCAAGGAGATGAATTTTCATCAACGGATCGTTACGGGATTTCTTAAAGTTATGTTTAAGGAAATGGATTTGAACTTTTCAAAGCTCGGCAACACAAACAActcttggtcggattatcttGCTATGCGTAGTATTGGTATGGCGACAAGGGCGGCTCCTCCTCCCACCATGATtgaggttcactggtggccgCCCGTAGGACAATGgataaaagtaaatactgatGGTTCGGCGTTGGGAGCGCCGGGAAATATCGCAGCTGGTGGCGTCTATCGCAATAATTGGGATTGGGTCCGCGGCTGCTTCCACTACAAATGTGGTGTTGGCTTTGCCTTTAAAGCGGAGCTCTTGGcggttgatcactaa